A single region of the Neisseria zoodegmatis genome encodes:
- a CDS encoding DotU family type IV/VI secretion system protein, with product MNNQFLIRSSLRDTAIAVAALSAGATPETTATWHEHGKALVTQFKNHLHENGFSSEEIDALSYAQCALLDEIALKHLQGQDRDAWEMEPLQVHFFQSYHAGDVLCDRIEELCTHKSPNTKIAEGYLSILNLGFRGRYILDEQEAQKWRNELSRFLPKPAYTATETSDGHFFHSDQKGTLLPKSFSFNPGWVFACLLAVTIVTYFIYDFYLSGLAQQITTK from the coding sequence ATGAATAATCAATTTTTAATCAGAAGCAGTTTACGTGATACCGCCATTGCCGTGGCCGCCCTCTCCGCCGGTGCCACGCCTGAAACAACTGCAACCTGGCACGAACATGGCAAAGCCTTAGTCACCCAATTTAAAAACCATCTGCACGAGAATGGCTTTTCATCAGAAGAAATTGATGCCTTATCGTATGCACAATGTGCCTTGTTAGACGAAATCGCGCTCAAGCACCTACAAGGACAAGACCGCGATGCTTGGGAAATGGAACCGCTGCAAGTTCATTTCTTCCAGTCTTATCACGCCGGCGATGTTTTGTGCGACAGAATCGAAGAATTATGTACTCATAAATCACCCAATACCAAAATAGCCGAAGGCTATCTGAGCATTTTAAATTTGGGCTTTAGAGGCAGATATATTTTAGATGAACAAGAAGCTCAAAAATGGCGAAACGAATTAAGCCGTTTTTTACCGAAGCCTGCTTACACTGCTACAGAAACTTCAGACGGCCACTTTTTCCATTCCGACCAAAAAGGCACGTTGTTGCCCAAAAGCTTCTCCTTTAATCCGGGATGGGTATTTGCCTGCTTGCTGGCGGTCACCATTGTGACGTATTTCATATACGACTTTTATTTGAGCGGCTTAGCACAACAAATCACAACCAAGTAA
- a CDS encoding OmpA family protein: MNSNRYTFLSMLLASGLAAFCIIVFYVNAHWLMKSIVLLLMAASCAALWFFKGKQFFARNTDYAHESLGIHSQLKNLEQVDKFIFTLDADPDSTDNKVSVSDGIAYIPVSNPEHLNKVVIGLMDEYKSKPLFLGLALVCRPAGHADPTSLLTNWLRNILFLQKNLNACIPVNLAIKMPVDFLGENELLEPVWFSHKLNAEVQESNLPKQFESFQQYLASEFIHNQKALQNRHYVHLIETLEYLKQYFESQQNTGWNHINVRTIGILNNAAASSHSPWHKFISNRTGRLNIQYAYIGQENSELHLPQKMIDQDSFYKTNWQLKLVFKLLCVAALALWIAIMCSAYNNAQFLKQIHAHVNEFKNKDKLPESEQQRITNVLYADLNTLKRYQNEGIPSYYGLGLYRAEGLIPTLDKLLEPPKPVVQETPKKIEPVVLTIDSLALFESGQYELKANANKSLINVIKEIEKQPNTQVIIEGHTDNVGNPASNQKLSEQRALAVRDWLVISSNIPASRFATKGYGDTKPIADNTTENGKAQNRRVEIILIPDEVINQK, encoded by the coding sequence ATGAATTCAAATCGTTATACTTTTTTATCCATGCTGCTGGCTTCCGGGCTGGCAGCTTTCTGCATCATCGTTTTCTATGTCAATGCCCATTGGCTTATGAAAAGTATTGTGCTCCTGTTGATGGCTGCAAGCTGTGCCGCGCTATGGTTTTTCAAAGGGAAACAATTTTTTGCGAGAAATACGGATTATGCTCACGAATCTCTTGGCATTCACAGCCAGCTCAAAAATCTTGAGCAGGTGGATAAATTCATCTTCACTTTAGATGCTGATCCCGATTCAACGGATAACAAAGTCAGCGTTTCAGACGGCATCGCTTATATTCCTGTAAGCAATCCCGAACATTTAAATAAAGTGGTTATCGGCTTGATGGATGAATACAAAAGCAAACCGCTTTTTTTAGGGTTAGCGCTCGTTTGCCGCCCCGCTGGCCATGCCGACCCCACTTCTTTGCTTACCAACTGGCTGAGAAATATTCTTTTCCTCCAAAAAAATCTTAATGCCTGCATCCCTGTAAATTTGGCCATCAAAATGCCTGTCGATTTTTTAGGGGAAAATGAGCTGCTAGAACCCGTATGGTTCTCACACAAATTAAACGCAGAAGTTCAAGAATCAAACTTACCGAAACAGTTTGAAAGCTTTCAACAATATTTGGCGTCAGAATTTATTCATAACCAAAAGGCTCTGCAAAACCGACATTACGTCCACCTGATTGAAACCCTTGAATATTTAAAACAATATTTTGAAAGCCAACAAAATACAGGGTGGAATCATATCAATGTGAGAACCATCGGCATTCTGAATAATGCTGCCGCATCCTCTCACTCTCCATGGCATAAATTTATCTCCAACCGCACAGGCCGTCTGAACATTCAATATGCCTATATCGGCCAAGAGAACTCCGAACTTCATTTGCCTCAAAAGATGATTGATCAAGATTCTTTTTATAAAACCAATTGGCAGTTGAAGTTAGTGTTCAAACTACTGTGTGTTGCAGCTTTAGCACTATGGATCGCAATCATGTGTTCGGCATACAACAATGCGCAATTCTTGAAACAAATTCATGCTCACGTAAATGAATTTAAGAATAAAGATAAGCTGCCGGAATCCGAGCAACAAAGAATAACCAACGTTTTATATGCCGATCTAAATACATTGAAACGTTACCAAAACGAAGGTATTCCCTCTTATTACGGATTAGGGCTTTACCGAGCCGAAGGTTTAATTCCTACACTTGATAAGTTATTGGAGCCACCGAAGCCCGTTGTACAAGAAACGCCTAAAAAAATTGAACCCGTGGTGTTAACGATTGACAGCCTTGCGCTCTTTGAGTCCGGCCAATACGAATTAAAAGCCAACGCCAATAAGTCGTTAATTAACGTGATCAAGGAAATTGAAAAACAGCCCAATACTCAAGTCATTATTGAAGGGCATACCGATAATGTAGGAAATCCGGCCAGCAACCAGAAATTATCTGAGCAACGCGCCCTTGCCGTGCGCGATTGGCTGGTTATTTCTTCCAACATTCCGGCGAGCCGCTTTGCAACAAAAGGTTATGGCGACACTAAACCTATCGCCGACAATACTACCGAAAACGGCAAAGCACAAAACAGACGGGTAGAAATCATCCTGATTCCCGACGAAGTTATCAATCAGAAATGA
- a CDS encoding Hcp family type VI secretion system effector — MAIPAYMWLKDDGGSAIKGSVDVNGREDSVEIVEFQHNVRIPTDANTGKLTGTRVHEPIVLYKEYDASSPYLFKAVTTGQTLKEVEIKWYQIDESGQEKEYFNTKLDNVKVVGVAPVMYNIKDPQRERYNHLERVELRYEKITWTYKDGNIIHSDSWNESRA; from the coding sequence ATGGCAATTCCTGCTTATATGTGGCTGAAAGACGACGGTGGCTCTGCCATTAAAGGTTCCGTAGATGTAAACGGCCGCGAAGACAGCGTTGAGATCGTTGAGTTCCAACACAACGTTCGCATTCCTACCGATGCAAACACCGGCAAATTGACCGGCACTCGTGTTCACGAGCCGATCGTTTTGTACAAAGAATACGACGCATCTTCTCCCTACTTGTTTAAAGCGGTAACTACCGGTCAAACTTTAAAAGAAGTAGAAATCAAATGGTACCAAATCGACGAATCCGGCCAAGAGAAAGAATATTTCAATACTAAGCTGGACAACGTTAAAGTGGTAGGTGTTGCACCCGTAATGTACAACATCAAAGATCCGCAACGCGAGCGCTACAACCACCTGGAGCGCGTAGAACTGCGTTACGAAAAAATCACTTGGACTTACAAAGACGGCAACATCATCCACTCTGACAGCTGGAACGAAAGCCGCGCTTAA